From Actinopolyspora lacussalsi, a single genomic window includes:
- a CDS encoding geranylgeranyl reductase family protein (product_source=TIGR02032; cath_funfam=3.50.50.60; cog=COG0644; pfam=PF01494; superfamily=51905; tigrfam=TIGR02032): MTTTPIRGRATDDAEVIVVGAGPAGATAATYLAKAGLDVLVLEKSAFPREKVCGDGITPRGVKELIDLGVDTRPEAGWLHNRGLRVVGGGVRLEMDWPELAEYPPYGVVRPRNDFDDLLIRHAQRSGARLVQRTSVTEAITDERTGRITGVHAKSGPERAEVSYRAPLVISCEGVSGRLALSMGLQRREDRPMGVAVRRYYESPRADDDYLESHVELWNNSNPKGAELLPGYGWIFGMGDGTVNVGLGVLSTSKAYGKTDYRALLRTWLDGTPEEWGLREANATGRIGGAALPMGFNRMPHYSSGLLLVGDSGGMVNPFNGEGIAYAMEAARLAAECVIQARSRTDAAARERALARYPGAVAESLGGYFRMGNLFSKIIGHPTVMRTATKYGLPRKSLMRFVLKLLANLYDSRGGDAVDRVISTTTRLTPSA; this comes from the coding sequence ATGACAACCACCCCCATCCGAGGCCGGGCCACCGACGACGCCGAGGTCATCGTCGTCGGAGCGGGACCGGCGGGGGCCACCGCAGCCACCTATCTCGCCAAGGCGGGGCTGGACGTTCTCGTCCTGGAGAAGAGCGCCTTCCCCCGGGAGAAGGTGTGCGGCGACGGAATCACACCGCGCGGGGTAAAGGAACTCATCGACCTCGGGGTGGACACCCGCCCGGAAGCGGGCTGGCTGCACAACCGGGGACTCCGGGTCGTCGGGGGCGGCGTGCGGCTGGAAATGGACTGGCCGGAACTGGCCGAGTACCCGCCCTACGGCGTCGTCCGGCCCAGGAACGACTTCGACGACCTGCTGATACGCCACGCGCAGCGGTCGGGAGCGAGGCTGGTGCAGCGGACCTCGGTGACCGAGGCCATCACCGACGAGCGAACCGGTCGTATCACCGGCGTGCACGCCAAGTCCGGACCGGAGCGCGCCGAGGTCAGCTACCGGGCCCCGCTGGTCATCTCCTGTGAGGGGGTTTCCGGCAGGCTGGCGCTGTCCATGGGCCTGCAGCGCAGGGAGGACCGCCCGATGGGGGTGGCCGTCCGGCGTTACTACGAGAGCCCACGAGCCGACGACGACTACCTGGAGTCGCACGTGGAGCTCTGGAACAACTCGAATCCGAAGGGCGCCGAGCTGTTGCCCGGCTACGGCTGGATCTTCGGCATGGGCGACGGCACCGTCAACGTGGGGCTGGGTGTGCTGTCCACCTCGAAGGCGTACGGCAAGACTGACTACCGTGCGCTGCTCCGCACCTGGTTGGACGGCACCCCGGAGGAGTGGGGACTTCGGGAGGCCAACGCCACCGGCAGGATCGGCGGTGCCGCGCTGCCGATGGGGTTCAACCGGATGCCGCACTACAGCTCCGGCCTGTTGCTGGTCGGCGACTCCGGCGGAATGGTCAACCCGTTCAACGGCGAGGGGATCGCCTACGCGATGGAGGCGGCCCGGTTGGCAGCCGAGTGCGTGATCCAGGCGAGGTCTCGTACGGACGCCGCGGCCAGGGAACGCGCGCTGGCCCGCTACCCCGGTGCCGTCGCCGAGTCGCTGGGCGGCTACTTCCGGATGGGAAACCTGTTCAGCAAGATCATCGGTCATCCGACGGTGATGCGCACCGCCACCAAGTACGGACTCCCCCGCAAGTCGCTGATGCGCTTCGTGCTCAAGCTGCTGGCCAACCTCTACGACAGCAGGGGAGGTGACGCCGTGGACCGTGTGATAAGTACCACTACTCGGCTCACACCTAGCGCCTGA
- a CDS encoding NADH-quinone oxidoreductase subunit A (product_source=KO:K00330; cog=COG0838; ko=KO:K00330; pfam=PF00507; superfamily=81333; transmembrane_helix_parts=Inside_1_6,TMhelix_7_29,Outside_30_60,TMhelix_61_83,Inside_84_89,TMhelix_90_112,Outside_113_121): MLDPYIPLVLMFALAFGFAAFSVAIAPLVGPRRYNKAKLDAYECGIEPSPQPVGGGGRMPVAYYLTAMMFILFDIEMVFLFPYAVSADALGLYGVVAVILFILTFGFADLYVWRRGGFDWN; the protein is encoded by the coding sequence GTGCTGGATCCCTACATCCCGCTGGTGCTGATGTTCGCGTTGGCGTTCGGCTTCGCCGCGTTCTCCGTCGCGATCGCGCCGCTGGTCGGTCCGCGTCGGTACAACAAGGCCAAGCTCGACGCCTACGAGTGCGGGATAGAACCCTCGCCGCAGCCGGTCGGTGGCGGTGGCCGGATGCCGGTCGCCTACTACCTGACGGCCATGATGTTCATCCTCTTCGACATCGAGATGGTCTTTCTGTTCCCCTACGCCGTTTCCGCGGACGCTCTCGGGCTCTACGGCGTGGTCGCGGTGATTCTGTTCATTCTGACCTTCGGTTTCGCCGATCTCTACGTGTGGCGGCGTGGTGGTTTCGATTGGAACTGA